In Flavobacterium gelatinilyticum, a genomic segment contains:
- a CDS encoding M1 family metallopeptidase — MKKLSLHFALTAFLFLAETSFAQELYMPRNIKEAYAKGTRSADGKPGKNYWQNHGKYTMDITVDAKTKIVSGTETIIYENNSDKTLENLVIRFVNNLHKPSSPRSGVVSDDFLSSGLTITSLKINGETYKEDARSWGTVGNVKLNKAIAPHSKTTINIDWNYPLSKESGREGQIDESTFFVAYSYPRVSVLDDYNGWDRLPHTDRQEFYNDFNDYVYSVKAPKNYVVYATGDFLNPDEVLQPEFAARLKRSYVTDEILHIANEQEMKSGVVTKQNEWNTWKFEAKNIPDVCFGLSDHYLWDASSVLVDKKTNRRASVQAAYDIKGTDFVNSVKNNQFALDWFSNNWPGIPYPYSKMTAFQGFADMEYPMMCNDSQMGDPKFAQLVQDHEVAHTYFPFYMGINETRYAYMDEGWATTFEYLIGIAEHGKKAADDFYKEFRVKHYINDLSTEEDQPIISMSTQVSGPGYGNNSYGKASLSYLALKDMLGDDLFKKTLHYYMDTWNGKHPIPWDYFNSMNTGSGKNLNWFFNNWFFTNNYIDLAVKEVSKNTVLIENKGGFAIPFDVIVVYDDNSTDTLHKTPAVWEKNQKRTTVTISSKKTIKNVTLDGGIFMDATPENNAWAAK, encoded by the coding sequence ATGAAAAAACTTTCACTTCATTTCGCCTTAACTGCTTTTTTGTTTTTGGCCGAAACAAGCTTTGCGCAGGAACTTTATATGCCCAGAAATATTAAAGAGGCTTATGCCAAAGGAACCCGATCGGCAGACGGAAAACCGGGCAAAAACTATTGGCAGAATCATGGTAAATATACAATGGATATCACGGTAGATGCCAAAACCAAAATAGTAAGCGGAACCGAAACAATTATTTACGAAAACAACAGCGATAAAACACTGGAAAATCTGGTAATTCGTTTTGTAAACAATCTTCATAAACCATCTTCGCCAAGAAGCGGGGTAGTAAGTGATGATTTTTTAAGCAGCGGCTTAACCATTACGTCTCTTAAAATTAATGGTGAAACTTATAAAGAAGATGCCAGAAGCTGGGGAACGGTGGGAAATGTAAAGCTAAACAAGGCCATTGCACCCCATTCTAAAACTACAATCAATATCGACTGGAACTATCCTTTGTCTAAAGAAAGCGGCAGAGAAGGGCAGATAGACGAATCTACTTTTTTTGTAGCCTACAGCTATCCGCGTGTTTCGGTTTTGGATGATTATAACGGCTGGGACAGATTACCGCACACAGATCGTCAGGAGTTTTACAACGATTTTAATGATTATGTATATTCGGTTAAAGCACCCAAAAACTATGTAGTTTACGCAACAGGAGATTTCCTGAATCCGGATGAAGTATTACAGCCGGAATTTGCTGCGCGCCTTAAAAGATCTTATGTAACAGATGAAATTCTGCACATAGCAAACGAACAGGAAATGAAAAGCGGTGTTGTAACCAAACAAAACGAATGGAATACATGGAAATTTGAAGCCAAAAATATTCCGGATGTCTGCTTTGGTTTAAGCGATCATTATTTATGGGATGCAAGCAGTGTTTTGGTCGATAAAAAAACAAATCGTCGTGCAAGTGTTCAGGCTGCGTATGATATTAAAGGAACCGATTTTGTAAACTCGGTTAAAAATAATCAGTTTGCTTTGGATTGGTTTTCAAACAACTGGCCCGGAATTCCGTATCCGTATTCTAAAATGACAGCTTTTCAGGGTTTTGCCGATATGGAATATCCAATGATGTGCAACGACTCACAGATGGGCGATCCAAAATTTGCGCAATTGGTTCAGGATCATGAAGTAGCACATACCTATTTTCCGTTTTATATGGGAATAAACGAAACCCGTTATGCGTATATGGATGAAGGCTGGGCAACAACATTCGAATATTTAATTGGAATTGCCGAACACGGAAAAAAAGCCGCAGATGATTTCTACAAGGAATTCAGAGTTAAACATTACATAAACGATTTATCTACCGAAGAAGATCAGCCGATTATTTCAATGTCAACACAGGTTTCAGGACCCGGATACGGCAATAACTCCTACGGGAAAGCATCACTTTCATATCTGGCTTTAAAAGATATGCTGGGCGATGATTTGTTCAAAAAAACGCTTCATTATTATATGGATACCTGGAACGGAAAACACCCAATTCCGTGGGATTATTTCAATTCGATGAATACAGGTTCGGGGAAAAATCTGAACTGGTTTTTCAATAACTGGTTTTTTACAAACAATTACATTGATCTTGCAGTAAAAGAAGTTTCAAAAAACACGGTTTTAATTGAAAATAAAGGAGGTTTTGCCATTCCTTTTGATGTGATCGTGGTTTACGATGATAATTCGACTGACACGCTGCATAAAACGCCTGCGGTTTGGGAAAAAAATCAGAAGAGAACAACTGTTACGATTTCTTCTAAAAAAACAATCAAAAACGTCACGCTTGACGGAGGCATATTTATGGATGCCACACCGGAAAATAATGCGTGGGCAGCCAAATAA
- a CDS encoding GNAT family N-acetyltransferase → MEIKEIQASDTWQIRHDVMWPDQPFEFVQLAEDNSGQHYGVFEDGKLVSIVSCFIKGKEMQFRKLATLETHQGRGIASFLLEYILHSAKEKNLEKVWCNARSSKKSFYEKFGMKDTFKTFVKENQEFTIMEIIL, encoded by the coding sequence ATGGAAATAAAAGAAATTCAGGCATCCGATACCTGGCAGATCAGACATGATGTAATGTGGCCCGATCAGCCTTTTGAATTTGTACAGCTGGCAGAAGATAATTCCGGACAGCATTACGGCGTTTTTGAAGATGGAAAACTGGTTTCGATTGTTTCCTGTTTTATCAAAGGCAAAGAAATGCAGTTTAGAAAACTCGCGACTTTAGAAACGCATCAGGGCAGAGGAATTGCTTCTTTTCTTTTAGAATATATCTTACACTCTGCCAAAGAAAAAAACCTGGAAAAAGTCTGGTGCAATGCCAGAAGCAGTAAGAAATCTTTCTATGAAAAATTTGGAATGAAAGATACTTTTAAAACCTTTGTAAAAGAGAATCAGGAGTTTACAATTATGGAAATAATTCTCTAG
- a CDS encoding DUF1444 family protein gives MFFKKRLLTETEFAVKFAKKLIKKVNDLKIISIEELHVKTQLNGVEHQYFLNNAYSEYLMDSKLIKETMEKYLQSASEAFKPKEAVNIENVFPVVKDMRFFNNLKELKPEFETKHIYEFYNEELVVFYAEDKEYSIQYISKEDLAAVDFPLESLREKAVENLQNHLKLERHGENGFYMITAGGNYESSLILLNIWHEENFPVNGDFVVGIPARDLLYVTGSRDSKNLHQLYDLIEKMNETGDHLVSDKIFEMRNGKFEIL, from the coding sequence ATTAAAAAAGTAAACGATCTAAAAATCATTTCAATTGAAGAATTACATGTGAAAACTCAATTGAACGGTGTTGAGCATCAGTATTTTTTAAATAATGCTTATTCGGAATATTTGATGGATTCAAAGCTGATTAAAGAAACAATGGAGAAATATTTACAGTCTGCATCTGAAGCATTTAAACCCAAAGAGGCCGTTAATATTGAAAATGTTTTTCCAGTTGTTAAAGACATGAGATTCTTTAATAATTTAAAGGAATTAAAACCAGAATTTGAAACGAAACATATTTATGAGTTTTATAATGAGGAACTTGTGGTTTTTTACGCAGAAGATAAGGAATATTCAATTCAGTATATTTCAAAAGAAGATTTAGCAGCAGTAGATTTTCCTTTAGAAAGTTTAAGAGAAAAGGCTGTTGAAAATCTTCAAAATCATTTAAAACTAGAGCGTCACGGAGAAAATGGATTTTATATGATAACCGCCGGAGGGAATTATGAGTCAAGTTTGATATTGTTGAATATTTGGCATGAAGAAAATTTTCCTGTAAACGGTGATTTTGTTGTTGGAATTCCTGCCAGAGATTTACTGTATGTTACAGGAAGCAGGGATTCTAAAAACCTGCATCAGCTTTATGATTTGATTGAGAAAATGAATGAAACCGGAGATCATCTTGTTTCAGATAAGATTTTTGAAATGAGAAATGGCAAATTTGAAATTCTATGA
- a CDS encoding alpha/beta hydrolase-fold protein, producing MAIRLQKIINKTFFVFILMMQSNFGSAQNKNKIEIGTIDSISSKILHEDRKIWIHLPKSAQYSGFAKQKYPVVFLLDGDSHFSSVVGMIEELSEVNGNTIVPEMIVVGIPNTNRNRDLTPSPSDVDLPFVPKNLSEQSGGGEKFTAFLEKELIPYIDSKYPAAPYRTLIGHSFGGLTVMNILTNHTSLFNSYVAIDPSMWWDHDRFLKETTKKLAAKKFENVSLFLAAANTMDANMDLVNVRKDTTAFNRHIRSILNLNDFLSQNKTTNLNYEYKYYNEDDHGSVPFPATYDALRFIFKFNKLKLSITEQMNFNKDVFAKIEKHFDNVSKYLGYKVHVPENTVNVYAYQSMSKKDMNFAGYLFKINVSNYPQSPNVYDSLGDFYEASGDKKNAIANYQKTLTLDKNFPETKGKLEKLLK from the coding sequence ATGGCAATCCGCTTACAGAAGATTATAAACAAAACGTTTTTCGTTTTTATTTTGATGATGCAGAGCAACTTTGGCTCTGCCCAGAATAAAAACAAAATAGAAATTGGAACGATTGACAGTATTTCTTCAAAAATACTGCATGAAGACCGCAAAATATGGATTCATCTTCCTAAAAGTGCACAATACAGCGGTTTTGCCAAACAAAAATATCCTGTAGTGTTTTTGCTTGACGGCGACAGTCATTTTAGTTCGGTTGTGGGAATGATTGAAGAACTTAGTGAAGTAAACGGAAATACGATTGTGCCGGAAATGATAGTAGTAGGAATTCCAAATACCAATCGCAATCGTGATTTAACGCCTTCACCTTCTGATGTTGATCTTCCGTTTGTGCCAAAAAATCTCAGTGAACAATCCGGCGGAGGCGAAAAATTTACAGCATTTTTAGAAAAAGAACTTATTCCGTATATCGACAGTAAATACCCCGCAGCGCCTTACAGAACCCTGATCGGGCATTCTTTTGGAGGGTTAACGGTAATGAATATTTTAACAAATCATACTTCGTTGTTTAATTCCTATGTGGCAATCGATCCTAGTATGTGGTGGGATCACGATCGATTTTTGAAAGAAACAACTAAAAAATTAGCGGCCAAAAAGTTTGAGAATGTTTCTTTGTTTTTAGCAGCAGCAAATACCATGGATGCAAATATGGATCTGGTGAATGTTAGAAAAGATACGACTGCTTTTAACAGACATATACGATCAATTTTGAATCTGAATGATTTTTTAAGCCAAAACAAAACGACCAATCTTAATTACGAATATAAATATTATAACGAAGACGATCACGGTTCTGTACCGTTTCCTGCCACGTATGATGCATTGCGATTTATCTTCAAATTCAATAAACTGAAACTTTCGATAACAGAGCAGATGAATTTTAATAAAGACGTTTTTGCAAAAATCGAAAAGCATTTTGACAACGTTTCGAAATATTTAGGCTATAAAGTACACGTGCCGGAAAATACAGTAAATGTTTATGCGTATCAGTCAATGTCTAAAAAAGATATGAATTTTGCCGGATATTTGTTCAAAATCAATGTCAGCAATTATCCGCAGAGTCCAAATGTGTATGATTCCCTGGGCGATTTTTATGAAGCAAGCGGTGATAAAAAAAATGCAATTGCCAATTATCAAAAAACATTAACATTAGATAAAAACTTTCCTGAGACAAAGGGAAAACTGGAAAAACTTTTAAAATAA
- a CDS encoding NADP-dependent glyceraldehyde-3-phosphate dehydrogenase, which translates to MSLIPEEFEIKTLINQDTYLVNGELKEWTGQTTPVFSTISSTEKYTPTLLGSIPFMGEKEAAEVVEAANAAYDKGQGLWPTMKVADRIKCMESFVSQMKETREEVVKYLMWEIGKTLGDSQKEFDRTVEYIYDTIASYKELNGRSSHFEKVQGVNAMIRRGPLGVVLCLGPYNYPLNETFSLLIPALIMGNTVIFKPAKHGVLCISPLLEAFRNSFPKGVINIVYGRGREVASPIMKSGKIDVLALIGNSKSAIALQDQHPNKNRLRLILGLEAKNPAIILPDADLDLAIQECITGTLSFNGQRCTALKVLYVHESIAEEFNKRFSEKVDSLKFGNPWEAGVALTPLPETEKPNYIQGLIDDATSKGAKILNEKGGKHSENYIFPAVLYPVNSKMRVYHEEQFGPVVPVISFKDIQEPLEDMAESNYGQQVSLFGKDIKTLAPLIDALVNLVCRVNLNSSCQRGPDAFPFTGRKDSAVGTLSIPDALRSFSIRTFVASKDIAYNNEILQELLNSKESNFINTDYIL; encoded by the coding sequence ATGAGTTTAATACCAGAAGAGTTTGAAATTAAAACCCTTATAAATCAAGATACCTACCTTGTAAATGGAGAATTAAAAGAATGGACAGGACAAACAACACCTGTTTTTTCGACTATTTCTTCGACAGAAAAATATACGCCGACATTGTTAGGTTCAATTCCTTTTATGGGAGAAAAAGAAGCGGCCGAAGTGGTAGAAGCGGCTAATGCTGCTTATGATAAAGGACAGGGACTATGGCCTACAATGAAAGTAGCTGACCGCATTAAATGCATGGAAAGTTTCGTTTCGCAAATGAAAGAAACCCGTGAAGAAGTAGTGAAATACTTAATGTGGGAAATTGGAAAAACGTTAGGCGATTCTCAAAAAGAATTTGACAGAACAGTTGAATACATTTACGATACAATTGCGAGTTATAAAGAATTAAACGGACGCAGTTCGCATTTTGAAAAAGTACAGGGAGTAAACGCCATGATTCGCCGCGGACCTCTTGGAGTTGTATTGTGTCTTGGACCTTACAACTATCCATTAAACGAAACTTTTTCATTGTTGATTCCGGCTTTGATTATGGGGAATACCGTAATCTTTAAACCGGCTAAACATGGTGTATTATGCATTTCGCCATTATTGGAAGCATTTAGAAACAGTTTCCCGAAAGGGGTTATCAATATCGTGTACGGAAGAGGACGCGAAGTGGCTTCTCCAATCATGAAATCAGGAAAAATCGATGTTCTGGCTTTAATTGGTAACAGTAAATCTGCGATTGCTTTACAGGATCAGCATCCAAACAAAAACAGATTACGTTTAATTTTAGGTCTTGAAGCTAAAAACCCGGCAATAATACTTCCGGATGCCGATTTGGATTTGGCTATTCAGGAATGCATCACCGGAACATTATCTTTTAACGGACAGCGTTGTACAGCCCTAAAAGTATTATACGTTCATGAATCTATTGCCGAAGAGTTTAATAAAAGATTCTCTGAAAAAGTAGATTCTCTTAAATTTGGAAACCCTTGGGAAGCAGGCGTGGCGTTAACACCGCTTCCTGAAACCGAAAAACCAAATTATATTCAGGGATTAATTGACGATGCCACAAGCAAAGGCGCTAAAATCCTGAACGAAAAAGGAGGCAAACATTCTGAAAATTATATTTTCCCTGCTGTATTATATCCTGTAAACAGCAAAATGCGTGTGTATCACGAAGAACAATTTGGTCCTGTAGTTCCGGTAATTTCTTTTAAAGATATTCAGGAACCACTAGAAGATATGGCAGAATCTAATTATGGACAACAGGTAAGTTTGTTTGGCAAAGATATTAAAACGCTTGCACCGCTTATCGATGCACTTGTAAATCTTGTGTGTCGTGTAAACCTGAACAGCTCTTGCCAGAGAGGACCTGATGCGTTCCCTTTTACAGGACGTAAAGATTCTGCTGTAGGAACATTAAGTATTCCGGATGCTTTACGTTCATTCTCAATCCGTACGTTTGTCGCTTCAAAAGATATTGCTTACAACAATGAAATACTGCAGGAATTGTTGAATAGCAAAGAGTCGAATTTTATCAATACCGACTATATTTTGTAG
- a CDS encoding rhodanese-like domain-containing protein, protein MNLSQEDWVAQLQADENAVILDVRTEDEFNDGYIENALNIDINKGQAFIYEIEELDKNKNYYVYCRSGARSAKACQIMNELGIDNAYNLLGGILDWEGETVQP, encoded by the coding sequence ATGAATTTATCACAAGAAGATTGGGTTGCTCAGTTACAGGCTGACGAAAATGCAGTTATACTTGATGTAAGAACTGAAGACGAATTTAATGACGGCTATATTGAAAATGCTTTAAACATTGATATCAATAAAGGTCAGGCTTTTATTTACGAAATCGAAGAATTAGATAAAAACAAAAATTATTACGTGTATTGCCGTTCTGGTGCCAGAAGTGCCAAAGCATGTCAGATTATGAATGAGTTAGGTATAGATAATGCCTACAATCTGCTTGGAGGTATACTAGACTGGGAAGGCGAAACCGTACAACCATAA
- a CDS encoding Crp/Fnr family transcriptional regulator, with product MQNSLKAIFPSFSTELIATIEENGTHQDFEAGTILMRTGQYIKNTVLITRGKIKIYREGEDGGEFLMYYLQPGQACAISMICTAKSEKSQIMAKVVEDVSVMMIPLHLMDKWMMEHRSWYEFVIETYRSRFEEVLEVVDNIAFRSMDERLEFYLKRHSDACGCSEVKLSHQEIATELNTSREVVSRLLKKMEQRGLVKLNRNQIELLNKNFTN from the coding sequence ATGCAAAATTCATTAAAAGCCATCTTCCCGAGTTTCTCTACAGAACTCATTGCCACGATCGAAGAAAACGGAACGCATCAGGATTTCGAAGCCGGAACCATCTTAATGCGCACCGGACAGTACATTAAAAACACGGTTTTAATTACCAGAGGAAAAATCAAGATTTACCGTGAAGGCGAAGACGGAGGCGAATTTTTAATGTATTACCTGCAGCCGGGACAAGCCTGTGCCATTTCGATGATCTGCACGGCCAAAAGCGAAAAAAGCCAGATAATGGCAAAGGTGGTCGAAGATGTTTCGGTTATGATGATTCCGCTGCATTTAATGGACAAATGGATGATGGAACACAGATCGTGGTACGAATTTGTAATCGAAACCTACCGAAGCCGTTTTGAAGAGGTTCTGGAAGTGGTCGATAATATCGCTTTTCGTTCTATGGACGAACGTTTGGAGTTTTATTTAAAAAGACATTCTGATGCCTGCGGCTGTTCTGAAGTCAAACTTTCGCATCAGGAAATCGCAACAGAATTAAATACTTCGAGAGAAGTTGTTTCGAGATTACTCAAAAAAATGGAGCAGCGCGGTCTGGTAAAACTCAACCGAAACCAGATAGAATTATTAAACAAGAATTTCACTAATTAA
- a CDS encoding sulfite exporter TauE/SafE family protein — MEYLGYFASIIIGISLGLIGGGGSILTIPILVYLFKVNPDQATSYSLFIVGLTALFGSYSHYKMGNLKLKSALYFAVPSVVSILIIREVIFPQIAATLFSVASYKVSKDFLIMIVFSVLMITAAISMIRKNQPEVTGFQTNYVQLGLIGFLVGIVTGFLGAGGGFLIIPALLFFAKLPMKQAVGTSLLIITINSSIGFGGDLYIGTPINYTFLLGVSGMALLGMIIGSRLSKKIDGTKLKPLFGWFVLVMGFYIITKEVLF, encoded by the coding sequence ATGGAATATTTAGGCTATTTTGCTTCAATCATAATTGGGATTTCGCTGGGATTAATTGGCGGAGGCGGCTCTATATTGACCATTCCAATTCTGGTGTATTTATTTAAAGTAAATCCGGATCAGGCAACTTCCTATTCCTTATTTATTGTGGGGCTTACCGCATTATTTGGCAGTTACAGCCATTATAAAATGGGGAATCTAAAATTAAAATCGGCATTGTATTTTGCTGTGCCTTCTGTAGTTTCGATTCTGATAATCCGCGAAGTTATTTTCCCTCAGATTGCTGCAACTCTTTTTTCTGTGGCATCTTACAAAGTTTCAAAAGATTTTTTAATCATGATCGTATTTTCGGTCTTAATGATAACGGCCGCTATATCAATGATCAGAAAAAACCAGCCCGAAGTTACAGGCTTCCAAACCAATTATGTACAACTTGGATTAATAGGTTTTCTGGTTGGAATCGTAACGGGATTTCTGGGCGCGGGAGGCGGATTTTTAATAATCCCTGCACTTTTGTTTTTCGCAAAACTGCCCATGAAACAAGCCGTTGGAACCTCATTATTAATCATTACCATAAATTCCTCTATAGGTTTTGGAGGCGATTTATACATTGGCACACCTATAAATTATACCTTTTTACTGGGCGTTTCCGGAATGGCACTCCTGGGAATGATAATAGGAAGCCGGCTTTCTAAAAAAATTGACGGAACAAAACTAAAACCGCTCTTTGGCTGGTTTGTTCTCGTAATGGGATTTTACATCATTACAAAAGAAGTTTTGTTCTAG
- a CDS encoding efflux RND transporter periplasmic adaptor subunit, which yields MKKIMFAGFIALVCLTSCTSKKEEKEEVEKFTVTNPVRIDTSFTKEYVSQIKSVRNIELRAQEKGFLQNIYVDEGQFVKAGQLLFKIMPNMYQAELLKAQAEQKSAEIELQNAKLLADKNIVSKNELSVAQAKLQSAKAEVSLAKLHLSFTEIRAPFDGTIDRIPLKLGSLIDEGELLTSLSDNSQMFAYFNVSEPEYLQYETNVKDRADNKVALVLADGQTFKEKGNVEVIESEFNNETGNIAFRARFPNSGKLLRNGETGQVQMLVPLKNAVVIPQKATYEIQDKKYVFVVGKDNKVSSREITITGEIPDLYVIKSGVSENDRILLEGVQKVKENDKIQFEFESPKEVMNHLRLKAE from the coding sequence ATGAAAAAAATCATGTTCGCAGGCTTTATTGCCTTGGTGTGCTTAACGAGCTGTACATCTAAAAAAGAAGAAAAAGAAGAAGTAGAAAAATTTACGGTTACCAATCCCGTTAGAATCGACACTTCATTCACAAAAGAATATGTTTCACAAATAAAATCGGTTCGAAATATCGAACTGCGAGCTCAGGAAAAAGGTTTCCTGCAGAATATTTATGTTGATGAAGGCCAGTTTGTAAAAGCGGGTCAGCTGTTGTTTAAAATTATGCCGAATATGTATCAGGCAGAATTGCTGAAAGCGCAGGCGGAGCAAAAATCAGCAGAAATCGAATTGCAGAATGCCAAATTACTGGCAGATAAAAATATCGTTTCAAAAAACGAATTAAGCGTGGCGCAGGCAAAACTGCAGTCAGCAAAAGCCGAAGTATCACTGGCAAAACTTCATTTATCATTTACAGAAATCCGAGCTCCGTTTGACGGAACTATCGACCGTATTCCACTAAAACTGGGAAGTTTAATCGACGAAGGCGAATTACTGACCAGTCTTTCAGACAACAGCCAGATGTTTGCTTACTTCAACGTTTCGGAACCTGAATATCTTCAGTATGAAACGAATGTAAAAGACCGTGCCGATAATAAAGTGGCATTGGTTTTAGCCGATGGACAAACTTTTAAAGAAAAAGGAAATGTTGAGGTTATCGAAAGTGAATTTAACAACGAAACCGGAAACATCGCCTTCAGAGCCCGATTCCCAAATTCAGGAAAATTATTAAGAAACGGTGAAACAGGACAGGTTCAAATGCTTGTGCCTCTTAAAAATGCAGTGGTAATTCCGCAGAAAGCGACTTACGAAATACAGGACAAAAAATATGTTTTTGTGGTTGGTAAGGACAACAAAGTAAGTTCAAGAGAAATTACAATTACTGGTGAAATTCCTGATTTATATGTGATTAAAAGCGGTGTTTCAGAAAACGACCGAATTTTACTTGAAGGAGTTCAGAAAGTAAAAGAAAACGACAAAATTCAATTCGAATTTGAATCTCCTAAAGAAGTTATGAATCATTTACGCTTAAAGGCAGAATAG
- a CDS encoding DUF1444 family protein — MFFKKKKKNKDERLTQEEFLEMIKEKLPKHVKGLKVSYASKYSLSLDYENNNYVFSYPNEYSKYLDNPDSTDEILEIIKSDFFEHIKFLKVDIEKIYPVIETKEFVKENIIEDVELENVVYHQLNEELFVIFFEKRGDSKYPIQKSHLKNLGYTPLDLFNKASENLANLPDIISHNTNGLVQISAGGEFESSLIILNLLLRQQYYSVPGDIVVALPTRNTFFLTGSEDLSNLLKLREIIKDLKNEGNVLITDKLFRLNDYNNFVVFDENSSNTDGFLSQDEFAEIIIKKLIQKIEGVKIVYHDRLHIVTEYRGQKINYKYYKCYDDYVKHPEKLESIINSYFNVTYDAHMHAGVSIDPSKIFPIIRNKGFREKLSESEPESEKIIFDSCNEELFVFYIVDRDHSMYFIREADMLNLNYSKEELKTISIQNLTADWDVSLSKGEGLHSITSNVKYVTSLILVDMWGSELIEVMGDPVVTIVNPKMIYVTGSNDQANLFRIYDYIRTVKQEAWQPVISDKLFVYRNHAFHVFE; from the coding sequence ATGTTTTTTAAAAAGAAAAAGAAAAATAAAGACGAAAGGCTGACACAAGAAGAGTTTCTTGAAATGATTAAGGAAAAATTGCCTAAACATGTGAAAGGTCTAAAAGTTTCTTACGCATCTAAATATAGCTTGTCTTTAGATTATGAAAATAATAACTATGTATTTAGTTATCCTAATGAGTATTCAAAGTATTTAGATAACCCTGATTCAACAGATGAAATACTTGAAATTATAAAATCTGATTTTTTTGAGCATATAAAATTTCTTAAAGTAGATATTGAAAAGATCTATCCAGTTATTGAAACTAAGGAATTTGTAAAAGAGAATATTATAGAAGATGTAGAACTTGAGAATGTCGTTTATCATCAGCTTAATGAAGAACTGTTTGTAATTTTTTTCGAAAAACGTGGAGATTCTAAATATCCTATTCAAAAAAGTCATTTGAAAAATTTAGGTTATACGCCTCTTGATTTATTTAACAAAGCATCAGAGAATCTTGCAAATTTACCTGATATCATAAGTCATAACACCAACGGGCTTGTTCAAATTAGTGCCGGTGGAGAATTTGAATCTAGTTTAATAATTTTGAATTTACTGCTTCGACAACAGTACTATTCTGTTCCAGGAGATATTGTTGTCGCACTTCCTACTCGAAATACATTTTTTCTTACAGGAAGTGAAGATTTGAGCAATCTACTAAAACTTCGTGAAATTATAAAAGATTTGAAAAATGAAGGTAATGTACTTATTACAGATAAGTTATTTAGATTAAATGACTACAACAATTTTGTAGTTTTTGATGAAAACAGCAGTAATACAGATGGATTTCTGTCGCAGGATGAATTTGCCGAAATAATTATTAAAAAGCTTATTCAAAAAATTGAGGGTGTAAAAATTGTTTACCATGACAGATTGCATATTGTCACGGAGTATAGAGGCCAAAAAATTAATTATAAGTATTATAAGTGTTATGATGATTATGTAAAACATCCTGAAAAGCTGGAGAGTATTATAAATTCATATTTTAATGTGACTTATGATGCACATATGCATGCAGGAGTTTCTATCGATCCTTCAAAAATATTTCCAATAATCAGAAATAAAGGATTTAGAGAAAAGCTTTCAGAATCTGAGCCAGAATCTGAAAAAATTATTTTTGATAGTTGCAACGAAGAATTATTTGTTTTTTATATAGTCGACAGAGATCACTCAATGTATTTTATAAGAGAAGCAGATATGCTTAATTTGAATTATTCAAAAGAGGAATTAAAAACTATATCCATACAAAATCTAACTGCTGATTGGGATGTAAGTCTCTCTAAGGGCGAAGGCCTTCATTCAATAACTTCGAATGTGAAATATGTTACCAGTTTGATTTTAGTAGATATGTGGGGAAGTGAACTTATAGAAGTAATGGGAGATCCTGTTGTAACAATCGTGAATCCAAAGATGATATATGTTACGGGAAGCAATGATCAGGCTAATTTGTTTAGGATTTATGATTATATACGCACAGTGAAACAAGAAGCATGGCAGCCTGTTATTTCGGATAAATTATTTGTTTATCGAAATCATGCTTTTCATGTTTTTGAATAA